Within Plasmodium coatneyi strain Hackeri chromosome 14, complete sequence, the genomic segment CCCATATTGTGCACTGCGTAAGTATTCCTTACACTCCGATTTACTCTGTAGAGCTTTAATGTTATAGTTGTAATCAAAAGAATTTTTAGCCGATTCGAAGATATGTGTGGTAATATTAGGGTATATATTAGTGCACGTCCTCTTTTTCATAGAATCCTTAGGGTCCCAAGGGAAGTTCCCCAATTCTATGTAAATGTCTCTCATGGCTTTCGAAAAATTGAGACTTTtctgcaatttttcctttatttcgtGACCAATCCAAAAATATAGGAATTTACAAGGATCATAGTAGGATGGACTACCCTCTGTATTTACAGTACATGcgtaataataatttctcAAATTTTTCTTGGCCAACTCCTGATTATCATTTATCTTTCCCCGACTTAATACTCCCTTCATATTGTCCACTGCGGTCTGGTTACAGTATTTCTCCCTCCCCCAGGCATCTGAACAATTGCTCTTTTTCCCGTAcccattatatatttcttctgagGGTAATGGAAGTGAAGCGGCCTGCTGAAAAGTGTACAATTGAACAGGGAAATGGAATGTGGAAATAGGTGTGTCCAtatatttccatttgttcTCACTTTACTTTGTACATgattgttgttgctgttgttgttgtatgTGAACTTAGGCATTAATTTTAAGCCAAGTATAGAATTTTCTATGTTCCCTCCCTTATACTTActtgtaccatttttttttttttttttattagtatacttcttcttctttgtacagtatatatgtatatgtagtcatatttatatgtacatacatatgtatatatataacgcatatatacatatatatgcatttatataatgtatatgtatgaatatatgttAAAACTActccttcatttatatatatataaggactgataaaaggaaattttccccctttttttatgattatGCGTATATTACACTTTtaacttccccctttcaaTTATAAGTAAACACATTGTTCAGTTTatcaagaaaaaatatcatactatatatatgcatggcAAACCaccatatgcatatacactGAAGTCAAAAagtatgcaaaaatattagGAAATTACCAAAGTAAAAGagagcagaagaaaaaaaaaagaaaaaaaatatcaaattaatcaaaatttgtttatgtatatgcacattattcCACACATACACAGTACATTACACTACAATACAATACACTCTATTTGAAActgtgtatattattatatgtacaattttacTACTACACTATGTacacctccttcccttccatgtattattttctcctccattgCCACAATTTTGacttaaaggaaaaattttataagaTATTATTaaggtttagagttcagggtttaagcttcggggcttagggtttagggttcagggtttagggtttagggttcagggtttagggtttagggtttagggttcagggtttagggtttagggtttcacaTTTAagatgtgtatgtgtaggatttcacattttaggggtgtgtatgtgtaggatgtCTTATTTTAGGGGTATTTGTATGGGATTTCGAATTTATGGGATGTGGGTGTAgaatttctcattttagggtgtgtataggatttcgcatgttagtgtgtgtgtgtgtaggactTCGCATTCTAGGgcttgaagtagtaattactgttgcgtgaGGAAGACATTTCACAACCCTATTAAGGAACCATTtcctctccccttttttttttttagtattttgcCTTGCTTGGTAAGACAAGAAagcgttacagaagagctcctCAAGTAGGTGGTCCAtccttagaacagcagattgttgaccatgtggaccAGGCAGATGatccacatgcatataccttagtaaaggaacgcaaaccaAGATCAGCTCGAaccagaaggaggaaaaaacgggttCCTGCTCTTCGTCGTGCTCGTGCACGTCGCCgtatgattattgatatccatTTAGAAGTCCTAGACGAAagtcaaaagggggacaccAAACTGATCCAGGAaaacttttttgaaattttggttcaagaatttatgagaagcgaattcataaaagaagaaaatgttcctaagaacaggttccaagttcagattccgggtttcagggaaggaaggcattgttcctaaggaagaggttccaagttccgattccgggttttagggaaggaagactttgttcctaaggaagaggttccaaaGGAACTGgttcaaagttcagatttcggatttagggaggaagtctttcttcttaaggaaggtgttcctaaggaaggtctTCCTaagaacaggttccaagttcagattccgggtttcagggaaggaaggcttttttcctaaggaacaggttccaagcttagattcggggtttagggaaggaagactttgttcctacagaagatgttcctaaggaagatgttccaagttcagattccgggcttagggaggaaaactttgttcctaatGGAAGAGGTTCCGTGTTTAAATTCcgggtttaaggaaggaagactttgttcctacagaacatgttcctaaggaagatgttccaagttcagattctgGGTTTATGGGGGGTAGActttgttcttaaggaaggtgttccaaAAGAAGTGGtgccaagttcagattccgggtttagggaagaaagtCTTTCTTCCTATGGAAGATATTTCTATGGTTGATCTTCCTAaagaacaggttccaagttcagattccgggtttagggtgtagtaaatacttttctttcttttttttttttttttttgtattgcatgAAAGTATACGCGTTCATGTGTATCTGATATAAGtgtaagttaaaaaattttttttttttttcactttattttgacttgttcaggataatttcttcttttaatgaagaattaaaaaaaatgcttattcattctgttataaaaattttgacttcaaaatatatatttttttaatcttaataatactttcttttccttctcttttaagttctaattatgtacatttgaaaaattgtttCAAAAATTGTGCGTAAGGGTTCGCGAAAGTTCCCGCTACTATTCTCGCGCTCCTTTATAcagttattcatacatacaaatggaaggaagcgaaaaggagaaatatgaagaaaagggataaaaaaacatataaagaaaaaaagaaaagaaggaaaaaaagaaaaggaaggaacagaagaaaaaaaaaaaagggaaggacagAATGTGTTGGGGGCATTCTGCTTTCGCACTATACGAACTATTGGCGGTAACCCTTGTCACTTGACGGACCTTCTTATCCAGCCTACATGCGACTGTAACCTACATTGTTCCGGTGACCCGGCGTACTATTATtcgcttttccttctcttcctctggCAAGCTGTTTTGTGTATTTGGCAGCAGAGGAACTTACTGTGGAACTTTctgttggacctattgtggaagtgtccgtTGAATCGTACGTTAACGTATCAAATTCGTGTCCGGCtgatctttttcctcttctattTCTCCCTCCATTtgaatggttaccaaaccaagaagaccatggtttatactgaagggaaggaaggtttttaaggatggttggtggaagaaacgaagtggtctaaggagggaaggaaaggaaggtctaaggtaggatggggtctaaggaggaggaagaagggtttaaggagggat encodes:
- a CDS encoding SICA antigen; its protein translation is MIIDIHLEVLDESQKGDTKLIQENFFEILVQEFMRSEFIKEENVPKNRFQGRKTLFLRKRFQRNWFKVQISDLGRKSFFLRKVFLRKVFLRTGSKFRFRVSGKEGFFPKEQVPSLDSGFREGRLCSYRRCS